CCGCGCACGTCTGTTGCCGGTTGTGCGCCGCGCCGAGATGCTTGCCGAACTGATGCGCTTTAAGGAAGCCATCGCGATTGGTGGCACACATGGCAAGACGACAACGACATCGCTTGTCGCCGCTCTGCTGGATGCAGGTGGAATGGACCCAACCGTGATCAATGGCGGCATCATCAATGCCTATGGCACCAATGCCCGCATGGGAGATGGGGACTGGATGGTTGTGGAAGCGGATGAGTCTGACGGGACTTTCGTCAAGCTGCCTGCGGATATTGCCATCGTTACCAACATCGACCCTGAGCATCTGGATCACTATCACACCTATGATGCCGTAAAGGCCGCCTTCAAGGCTTTCGTTGAGAATGTGCCTTTCTACGGGTTCGCTGCCATGTGTCTGGACCATCCGGTGGTGCAGACTCTCGTGGGGCAGATTGAGGACCGCCGCATCATCACCTATGGTACCAATCCGCAGGCCGATGTTCGCTACAAGGATTTGCGTTCGGACGGCGGCATCAGCCGCTTCACCGTCGAGATCCGTGATCGCAGAAGCGGGGCGGTTGAGGAAATCTCCGGCCTTTCGCTGCCGATGCCCGGCGAGCATAATGTTGCCAATGCCACTGCTGCGATTGCTGTAGCCCATGAGCTTGAAATCTCTGCTGATGCAATCCGTAAGGGGCTGGCTGCATTCGGAGGCGTCAAGCGGCGCTTTACGCGCGTAGGTAACTGGAATGGCATCGAGATCATCGATGATTATGCTCATCATCCGGTGGAAATCGCCGCCGTCATGCGCGCTGCCCGTCAGGCTTCACAAGGCAAGGTGATTGCCGTCATGCAGCCGCATCGCTATTCCCGTCTGCAAAATCACTTTGAGGATTTCTGCACCTGTATGAATATTGCCGATCATGTGCTGGTTGCGGATGTCTATCCTGCTGGTGAAAAGCCGATTGAAGGTGTCAGTGCCGAAGCTCTTGTCGAAGGGCTCAAGAGCCACGGTCACCGAGGCGCTTCTTTGCTAGGTCCTGTCGATGGCTTGGCTGAGCGTATTCGCGATCTGGCCGAACCGGGCGATTATGTTGTTTGCCTCGGGGCTGGCAGCATTACCACTTGGGCCAATGGCCTCGCAAAAGCCCTGAAAGATCTGGCGGGAGAATAGTCAACGCATGTTCAAGGATCTGCTTGAAGAACTGGGCGGCTGGACGGATGGCGTTCGCGGGCGCCTGTCCAGCAATTTCGATATTGCGAGCTTCACCTGGTTTCGCGTGGGTGGACCGGCGCAATTGTTTTTCAATCCCGCTGACGAAGCAGATCTTTCCTATTTTCTCCAGCATTTGCCACAGGAGGTGCCCGTCACCACGATAGGGCTCGGTTCGAATCTGCTGGTGCGGGATGGCGGTGTTGAAGGCGTTGTAATCCGCTTGTCGGGAAGGGCCTTTAGCTCGGTAGATGTGGATGACAATAAGGTTGTCACTGTTGGTGCGGCGATGCCGGATATGCGCTTTGCCCAGCAGATGGCAAGGCAGGGTGTGGCTGGTTTTGCCTTTTACAAAGGCATTCCCGGTTCGATTGGCGGGGCCTTGAGGATGAATGCCGGTGCTCATGGCGACGAGACCAAGCGCCGCCTTCTGGGCGCACGGGCAATGGATCGGCAGGGCAATATTCACAAGCTGTCACCGGACGATCTGGGGCATGGCTATCGCTCCTGTTCTGTGCCCTCAGACTATATCTTTACCGAAGCCAGATATCAGGGCGAAGCTGGAGACCCTGAAGCGCTCAAGGCTGAAATGGACGATGTAGCGGCTTATCGCGAAGAGAACCAGCCGACCAAGGAGCGCACGGGAGGTTCGACCTTCCGCAATCCTGATGGCATGAGCGCCTGGAAGCTGGTTGATGAGGCGGGCTTCAGAGGCTTTCAGCTTGGCGGAGCTCAGGTTTCGCCCAAACACACCAATTTCCTCATCAACACCGGTGACGCGACCGCCGAAGACATTGAGCGCCTGGGCGAGATGGTGCGTGGCAAGGTGCGCGAAATGACTGGCATTGAGCTTCATTGGGAAATCAAACGCATCGGCTCTTTTGCCGACGGACATGTTGTCCGTCCTTTTCTTGAAGACTGATATTTTCCTTCGTTAACGTCCTGCGTTCCTGCTTTATTTGAGGGCTGCAATTTTGTTAGTCTCGAATAGCAACCGCGTTAATATCTGAAAGCCTCTGATAAGCAAATTTGATGCTTCCAGCACCCTGATGCTTGATAATCCCCTTATTTGGAAAACTTTCCAAATCTCAATTAAATCAGAGACTTGCTCCCATTTCCAAATCTTTCCCCTGTTTCTGCAAATGATAAGTGACAGTTGCTTATGATTTGTTAGGGATTTTTAACCATAAATGGAAGGAAGAAATGCAAATTGCATGACCTGCAAGAGTGCCATCCTTAGGCCTCGCTTTCATGCAAGTCTCCAGGCCGGAGTTTATAGGGCCGAAAGGCCCGCATTCTGGTTGGAAAGGTTTGGTCTATGACAAAGCATGTAGCAGTGTTGATGGGTGGTTGGTCATCCGAGCGTTCGGTTTCCTTGAGCTCTGGCTCGTCCTGTGCAGACGCACTGGAGGCGGCGGGATACAAGGTGACGCGCGTCGATGTTCAAAGAGACATATCCACTGTTTTGTCAGAGCTGAAGCCAGACGTTGCATTCAATGCTTTGCATGGTCCCTTTGGTGAGGATGGCTGCATTCAGGGCGTGTTGGAAATTCTCGGTATTCCCTATACCCATAGTGGCGTGATGGCCTCTTCGCTGGCCATGAATAAGGAAAAGTCCAAGGAAATCATGCGCGAAGCCGGGATTCCGGTTGCTGAATCGCGCGTTGTTCACCGGCTGGAAGCAGCCAAGGCGCATATTCTGCCACCGCCTTATGTGATCAAGCCGGTCAATGAGGGATCGAGCTTCGGTGTGCTGATCGTTGACAAAGACCAGCAGCATCCACCGCAAGAGCTTTACTCATCAGATTGGCCTTATGGCGATATCGTCATGGTCGAGCGCTATGTGGCTGGACATGAGCTGACTTGTGCCGCAATGGGCGACAAGGCGCTCGATATCATCGATATCGTTGCCAACAATGATGGCTTCTATGATTTCGACGCAAAATATGCACCAGGCGGTTCAACACACATTTTGCCGGCAAATCTTAAACCGAATATTTACCAATATATTCAATCGTTAACCATAAGGGCTCACAAAGCGCTCGGCTGTAAGGGGATTTCCCGAGCTGATTTTCGCTATGACGAGACCGCAGGAGAAGACGGTGATCTGATTTGCCTGGAGGTGAATACCCAACCAGGCATGACACCAACTTCACTGGTTCCCGACATGGCAAGACATGCGGGGATGGATTTTGAACAACTTGTCAGCTGGATGGTGGAGGACGCTTCGTGCGACCGATAATGGGCAAAATGAAGGAAGGCAACAAGACGGCAGCCGGGCCGCGCAAGAAAAGCGCACCGCTGGACCCTCGTGCCTATGCCTATGAACAGCGTCGCCTGCCGATCTATCGCAGGATCATTCCGTTGGCAGAAGCGTGGATACCGCGCGGGTTCGGCTGGGGGCTGGCTGTCGGCTTCCTTGGCATTACCATTCTTTACGGTGCTACGATTGGTGGCGAGAACCAGACTACGCTGGAAAAGGCGTCATCCGTGTTTGGCCTCAAAATCGAAGCTGTCCTGATTTCGGGCCAGAAAGAGGTTTCCGAGGCTGATATTTTGCGTGTGCTTGGCATCAATGAAGACAGTTCGTTGCTGACCTTTGATGCCTATGATGCACGCAAGAAGCTCGAAAGCATGAGCTGGATCGCTGAAGCATCGGTGCAAAAGCTTTATCCGAACAAGCTGCAGGTGGTGATTCGCGAGCAGAAACCATTCGCTCTGTGGCAGCGTGGTGAATATGTTTCGGTCATTGCCTATGATGGGTCTGTGCTGACAGATCACATATCCCCGGAATTTGCCAAGCTGCCGTTGGTCGTCGGGCATGGTGCTCAACGCCAAGCTGCTTCCATGTTCGAGTTGCTTTCCCAGTATCCGTCAATCGCCAGAAAAACACGGGCTGTTGTTTATGTTTCAGAGCGTCGATGGGACCTCTATTTCAAAAATGGAGTTCAGACCAAGTTGCCTGAAGTCGGTGTGGCCGATGCTCTGGAGAAACTGCTGGCATTCGATGAGAAGGGCGCCCTGTCTCGCAAGGATATAACGACGGTTGATATGCGCCTTGCCGATCGCACCTTTGTACGCATGAGCAAGGATGCTGCAGCCAAACGGCGTGCAACGCTTCGCACTTTGGGTGCTGATATTCCTAAAGAGGTGGAGACATGATCGGATCTTCTTGGGGCAAAAAGAACTCACGCGGTCGCGGGTTGATTCATAAACGCTCACAAATCATAACGATCCTAGACGTTGGGTCGAC
This window of the uncultured Cohaesibacter sp. genome carries:
- the murC gene encoding UDP-N-acetylmuramate--L-alanine ligase, which gives rise to MKMPQNIGPVHFVGIGGIGMSGIAEVLVKLGYTVQGSDIAEGANVVRLREQGIKVMVGHAAENIKDAQVVVVSSAIKSDNPELKEARARLLPVVRRAEMLAELMRFKEAIAIGGTHGKTTTTSLVAALLDAGGMDPTVINGGIINAYGTNARMGDGDWMVVEADESDGTFVKLPADIAIVTNIDPEHLDHYHTYDAVKAAFKAFVENVPFYGFAAMCLDHPVVQTLVGQIEDRRIITYGTNPQADVRYKDLRSDGGISRFTVEIRDRRSGAVEEISGLSLPMPGEHNVANATAAIAVAHELEISADAIRKGLAAFGGVKRRFTRVGNWNGIEIIDDYAHHPVEIAAVMRAARQASQGKVIAVMQPHRYSRLQNHFEDFCTCMNIADHVLVADVYPAGEKPIEGVSAEALVEGLKSHGHRGASLLGPVDGLAERIRDLAEPGDYVVCLGAGSITTWANGLAKALKDLAGE
- the murB gene encoding UDP-N-acetylmuramate dehydrogenase, whose translation is MFKDLLEELGGWTDGVRGRLSSNFDIASFTWFRVGGPAQLFFNPADEADLSYFLQHLPQEVPVTTIGLGSNLLVRDGGVEGVVIRLSGRAFSSVDVDDNKVVTVGAAMPDMRFAQQMARQGVAGFAFYKGIPGSIGGALRMNAGAHGDETKRRLLGARAMDRQGNIHKLSPDDLGHGYRSCSVPSDYIFTEARYQGEAGDPEALKAEMDDVAAYREENQPTKERTGGSTFRNPDGMSAWKLVDEAGFRGFQLGGAQVSPKHTNFLINTGDATAEDIERLGEMVRGKVREMTGIELHWEIKRIGSFADGHVVRPFLED
- a CDS encoding D-alanine--D-alanine ligase yields the protein MTKHVAVLMGGWSSERSVSLSSGSSCADALEAAGYKVTRVDVQRDISTVLSELKPDVAFNALHGPFGEDGCIQGVLEILGIPYTHSGVMASSLAMNKEKSKEIMREAGIPVAESRVVHRLEAAKAHILPPPYVIKPVNEGSSFGVLIVDKDQQHPPQELYSSDWPYGDIVMVERYVAGHELTCAAMGDKALDIIDIVANNDGFYDFDAKYAPGGSTHILPANLKPNIYQYIQSLTIRAHKALGCKGISRADFRYDETAGEDGDLICLEVNTQPGMTPTSLVPDMARHAGMDFEQLVSWMVEDASCDR
- a CDS encoding FtsQ-type POTRA domain-containing protein, which codes for MRPIMGKMKEGNKTAAGPRKKSAPLDPRAYAYEQRRLPIYRRIIPLAEAWIPRGFGWGLAVGFLGITILYGATIGGENQTTLEKASSVFGLKIEAVLISGQKEVSEADILRVLGINEDSSLLTFDAYDARKKLESMSWIAEASVQKLYPNKLQVVIREQKPFALWQRGEYVSVIAYDGSVLTDHISPEFAKLPLVVGHGAQRQAASMFELLSQYPSIARKTRAVVYVSERRWDLYFKNGVQTKLPEVGVADALEKLLAFDEKGALSRKDITTVDMRLADRTFVRMSKDAAAKRRATLRTLGADIPKEVET